A stretch of the Fusobacterium varium genome encodes the following:
- the cas7 gene encoding CRISPR-associated protein Cas7: MKNRIYGVIGIRSMMANWNADFTGFPKTTSSGEVFGSDKALKYPMKKKWENEGEKVLYVKSLKVDSGEGKKGEIAVRPKSLRERYDEIFEANLKEEKDKTNVMKNLFKAIDVKNFGATFAEEKNNISITGAVQIGQGFNKYANTYVEEQQILSPFRDSSKDEKEGEASQSTLGTKIVSNEAHYFYPFVINPQVYRDFVKMGMTEGYTEEDYKKFKDAALTSATFFNSNSKLGCENEFALFIEVKEGYYLPELAQYIKFSKEKDCDVIELGFDELINQFKDNILSVEIYYNTLNVKVKHDIKGAKEYNIFTRKEV; the protein is encoded by the coding sequence ATGAAAAATAGAATATATGGTGTAATAGGAATAAGATCAATGATGGCAAACTGGAATGCAGATTTTACAGGATTTCCTAAAACAACTTCATCAGGGGAAGTTTTTGGAAGTGATAAAGCTCTGAAATACCCAATGAAAAAAAAGTGGGAAAATGAAGGAGAAAAAGTTCTGTATGTAAAAAGTTTGAAAGTAGATAGTGGAGAAGGGAAAAAAGGAGAAATAGCAGTAAGACCTAAATCTTTAAGAGAAAGATATGATGAAATATTTGAAGCTAATTTAAAAGAAGAAAAAGATAAAACTAATGTAATGAAAAATCTTTTTAAAGCAATAGATGTAAAAAATTTTGGAGCAACTTTTGCAGAAGAAAAAAATAATATATCTATTACAGGAGCGGTTCAGATAGGACAAGGGTTCAATAAATATGCAAATACATATGTAGAAGAACAACAAATATTGTCACCATTTAGAGATAGCAGTAAAGATGAAAAAGAAGGAGAAGCCAGTCAATCAACTTTAGGGACAAAAATAGTAAGTAATGAGGCTCACTATTTTTATCCATTTGTGATTAATCCACAAGTGTATAGAGATTTTGTAAAAATGGGAATGACTGAAGGATACACAGAAGAAGACTATAAGAAATTTAAAGATGCAGCTCTGACTTCAGCTACTTTCTTTAATTCAAACTCAAAATTAGGATGTGAAAATGAATTTGCATTGTTTATAGAAGTAAAAGAGGGGTATTATCTTCCAGAGTTAGCTCAATATATAAAATTTTCTAAAGAAAAAGATTGTGATGTAATAGAATTAGGATTTGATGAGCTGATAAATCAATTCAAAGATAATATTTTATCTGTAGAGATATATTACAATACTTTAAATGTGAAAGTAAAACATGATATAAAAGGAGCTAAAGAATATAATATCTTTACTAGAAAAGAGGTATAA
- the cas5 gene encoding CRISPR-associated protein Cas5, giving the protein MEILKFTLSGRTAFFKIPEVNSYVYFSYGHIHKVSLLGLLGAVMGYGGYNSQEEKEYPEFYEKLKDIKISIMPKNTNGSFSKKIQFFNNSVGYASNEEGGNLIVKEQWLEDVEWDIFIKIEDTDIHKELKERMQNYNFEYTVYLGKNDHLATINNVEILQGENFLEDESEINSLFMKKSIEGFSEEKEFDFLAPEEDEIKYDYKYEEKLPLSLHNISNQYVVESLIFTNKKCILKNKSNFVQINNQIIEFY; this is encoded by the coding sequence ATGGAGATATTAAAATTTACCTTAAGTGGAAGAACAGCTTTTTTTAAAATTCCAGAAGTCAATTCTTATGTATATTTTTCTTATGGACACATACATAAGGTTTCATTATTGGGGCTATTAGGAGCTGTAATGGGCTATGGAGGATATAATTCTCAAGAAGAAAAGGAATATCCAGAGTTTTATGAAAAATTAAAAGATATCAAAATTTCTATCATGCCTAAAAATACTAATGGAAGTTTTTCAAAAAAAATCCAGTTTTTTAATAATTCAGTAGGATATGCAAGTAATGAAGAGGGTGGAAATCTGATTGTTAAAGAACAGTGGCTGGAAGATGTAGAATGGGATATTTTTATAAAAATAGAGGATACAGATATTCATAAGGAATTGAAAGAAAGAATGCAAAACTATAATTTTGAATATACAGTATATCTTGGAAAGAATGATCATTTGGCAACAATAAATAATGTAGAGATACTTCAAGGAGAAAACTTTTTAGAAGATGAAAGTGAAATAAATTCTCTATTTATGAAAAAAAGTATAGAAGGATTTTCTGAGGAAAAGGAATTTGATTTTCTGGCACCAGAAGAAGATGAGATAAAATATGATTATAAATATGAAGAAAAATTACCTCTTTCCCTTCATAATATTTCTAATCAATATGTGGTTGAGAGTTTAATTTTTACTAATAAAAAATGTATTTTAAAGAATAAAAGTAATTTTGTACAAATAAATAATCAAATAATAGAATTCTATTAG
- the cas3 gene encoding CRISPR-associated protein Cas3: MFEEELFSIEKYVKDEDKILAHISDRKNSETLLEHSILVVKYNKKIYEDKNLKIVFDKLAEKFFDQNEILKKFWNEMIINVSCMHDIGKLNINFQIDKMKNEIFERVPLCQSKRHSELSARIYVDYFSNKLIKLCSENKLNNDAIFKCFIFIILNSYVISRHHSSTKNLNEDFFCEITTNYERYKELFDEINNYCPNLKLSIKASKKFSQIFEKLKTTGEKWNKYVENKDWDSIDYYIYTKLLYSLLVSSDFYATSEYSSGKSIDNLNLLTNIDEYRSAFNSTEIYKGIKLHQKTGRYFKKDNINCYRSEMFIEAEKNLEMVNKENIVFLEAPTGSGKTVTSVNLALRLLEKNRELNKIFYIFPFNTLVEQTNSSLREIFQNSPLEESISVINSITPIKEVESEEEYKKDNIDYERSLLNRQFIHSPIVLTTHVHFFETLFGIDRESSFALPHLANSVVIMDEIQSYKNKIWKEIIIFLKKYAEILNIKIIIMSATLPNLSFLLDQEAKIPSLITDREKYYSNSIFRERVSLDFSLLEKEYGREELLKKIEKIIFEKHKNQKVVVEFIKKASAFEFYKKLLESDEVCKEDIFLITGDDNKAERKRIIKEAKNKERKSMILVATQVIEAGVDIDMDIGFKNISILDADEQFLGRINRSCKKKKCKAYFFQLDDGRNIYKGDVRIQDRFTLMNEEMREILKNKNFNEYYTIILEALEKFSKDENKEENIDDFRKDKVVQLNFEEIYKRLKLIADDRITKMIFFSRNIDIEGEKIAGNKVWNDFKEILLNNEMGYAERRVKLSKVMEKVDLFSYNIPVEMTYKLSYQSKIGDNILYIEDGEKYFVNGKFDRKKLQSDKDYEIIL; this comes from the coding sequence ATGTTTGAAGAAGAACTTTTTTCAATAGAAAAATATGTAAAAGATGAAGATAAAATTTTAGCTCATATATCAGATAGAAAGAATTCAGAGACATTATTAGAACATTCCATTTTAGTCGTAAAATATAATAAAAAAATATATGAAGATAAAAATTTAAAAATAGTTTTTGATAAACTCGCAGAAAAATTTTTTGATCAAAATGAAATTCTAAAAAAATTTTGGAATGAAATGATAATTAATGTATCTTGTATGCATGATATTGGCAAGTTAAATATAAATTTTCAAATTGATAAAATGAAAAATGAAATATTTGAAAGAGTTCCTTTATGTCAAAGTAAAAGGCATTCTGAGTTATCTGCAAGGATATATGTTGACTATTTTAGTAATAAGCTTATTAAGCTATGTTCAGAAAATAAATTGAATAATGATGCTATCTTTAAATGCTTTATCTTTATCATATTAAACTCTTATGTTATATCAAGACACCATTCTTCAACTAAAAATTTAAATGAGGATTTTTTTTGTGAGATAACAACAAATTATGAAAGATATAAAGAACTGTTTGATGAGATAAATAATTATTGTCCTAATTTAAAGCTTTCAATAAAAGCAAGTAAAAAGTTTTCGCAAATATTTGAAAAATTAAAAACTACTGGAGAAAAATGGAATAAGTATGTTGAAAATAAAGACTGGGATTCTATTGATTACTACATTTACACAAAACTATTATATTCTTTATTAGTATCATCAGATTTCTATGCTACCAGTGAGTATAGCTCTGGAAAGTCAATAGATAACTTAAACCTTTTGACAAATATTGATGAGTATAGATCTGCTTTTAATAGCACAGAAATATATAAAGGGATCAAATTACATCAGAAAACAGGGAGATATTTTAAAAAAGATAATATAAACTGCTATAGAAGTGAGATGTTTATAGAAGCAGAAAAAAATTTAGAAATGGTTAATAAAGAGAATATTGTGTTTTTAGAAGCTCCAACTGGTTCAGGGAAAACTGTTACCTCTGTTAATCTGGCATTGAGATTATTGGAAAAAAATAGAGAATTAAATAAGATATTCTACATATTTCCATTTAATACTTTAGTAGAGCAAACAAATTCATCTTTGAGGGAAATATTTCAAAATTCACCTTTAGAAGAGAGTATTTCAGTAATAAATTCAATAACTCCTATAAAAGAAGTTGAAAGTGAAGAAGAGTATAAAAAAGATAATATTGATTATGAAAGATCACTATTAAACAGACAATTTATACATTCTCCGATAGTCTTGACAACTCATGTCCATTTTTTTGAAACTTTATTTGGAATTGATAGGGAGAGCAGTTTTGCTCTCCCACACTTAGCTAATAGTGTAGTGATAATGGATGAAATACAAAGTTACAAAAATAAAATCTGGAAAGAGATAATTATATTTTTAAAAAAATATGCAGAGATTTTAAATATTAAAATAATTATTATGTCTGCAACCCTTCCAAACTTATCATTTCTACTAGACCAAGAGGCAAAAATTCCATCTCTTATAACTGACAGAGAAAAGTACTATAGTAATTCAATATTTAGAGAAAGGGTGTCTTTGGATTTCTCTCTTTTGGAGAAAGAATATGGGAGAGAAGAACTATTAAAAAAGATAGAAAAAATTATTTTTGAAAAACATAAGAACCAAAAAGTAGTAGTGGAATTTATTAAAAAAGCTTCTGCTTTTGAGTTCTACAAGAAATTATTAGAAAGCGATGAAGTATGCAAAGAAGATATTTTCTTAATAACTGGTGATGATAATAAAGCTGAAAGAAAAAGAATAATAAAAGAAGCAAAAAATAAAGAAAGAAAAAGTATGATATTAGTAGCAACTCAGGTAATTGAAGCAGGAGTGGATATAGATATGGATATTGGATTCAAAAATATATCTATATTAGATGCTGATGAACAATTTTTAGGAAGAATTAATCGTTCTTGTAAGAAAAAAAAATGTAAAGCCTATTTTTTCCAATTAGATGATGGAAGAAATATCTATAAAGGAGATGTGAGAATACAGGATAGATTTACACTCATGAATGAAGAGATGAGAGAGATTCTTAAAAATAAGAATTTTAATGAATACTATACTATAATTCTAGAGGCGTTAGAAAAATTTTCTAAGGATGAAAACAAAGAAGAAAATATAGATGATTTTAGAAAAGATAAAGTTGTTCAACTAAATTTTGAGGAAATATATAAAAGATTAAAATTAATAGCAGATGATAGAATAACCAAAATGATATTTTTCTCTAGAAACATAGATATAGAAGGAGAAAAGATAGCAGGAAATAAAGTATGGAATGATTTTAAAGAAATACTTTTAAATAATGAAATGGGATATGCTGAAAGAAGGGTAAAATTATCTAAGGTAATGGAGAAAGTAGATCTATTTTCATATAATATTCCTGTGGAAATGACATATAAGTTATCTTATCAAAGTAAAATTGGAGATAATATTCTATATATTGAAGATGGAGAAAAATATTTTGTAAATGGAAAATTTGATAGAAAGAAGCTGCAATCAGATAAAGATTATGAAATAATATTGTAA
- the cas4 gene encoding CRISPR-associated protein Cas4, with protein sequence MPINGTIINYFIHCKRQCYMHYNRINMEDESELVKMGKAMHEEKKTDEITIENIKVDKIKKDYLIEIKKSDADIEAAKMQVLYYLLKLKEKGIEKKGKIEVIEKNKSLRKSYEIELTAENEAYIKNIIEEIEKLVEQDELPPVEKNNKCKKCAYYSYCCI encoded by the coding sequence ATGCCTATAAATGGAACAATTATAAATTATTTTATTCATTGTAAAAGGCAGTGCTATATGCATTACAATAGAATAAATATGGAAGATGAAAGTGAATTAGTAAAAATGGGAAAAGCTATGCATGAAGAGAAAAAGACTGATGAAATAACTATAGAAAATATCAAGGTAGATAAAATAAAGAAAGATTATTTAATCGAAATAAAAAAATCAGATGCAGATATTGAAGCAGCAAAAATGCAGGTACTTTATTATCTCTTGAAATTAAAAGAAAAAGGAATAGAGAAAAAAGGGAAAATAGAAGTAATAGAGAAAAATAAATCTTTGAGAAAAAGCTATGAGATCGAACTTACTGCTGAAAATGAGGCATATATCAAGAATATAATAGAAGAAATAGAAAAATTAGTTGAGCAGGATGAATTACCACCAGTTGAAAAAAATAATAAATGTAAAAAATGTGCATATTATTCATATTGCTGTATTTAA